The window AAGACATAGACTGGCTCCTGACCAATATGGGGCCTGTCTGGGCGGGGCTCGGCAGAAGTGACGAAGCCCGTAAGTCATACGAAGCGGCGCTCAGTATAAATCCAGGATTGCCGGAGGCATTAAATAATCTCGGCGTTCTTGATTTCGGGGAGGGAGATTATGATTCCGCCGCGCGTCATTTCGCCGAGTCTGTCTCTCTCTCGCCGGATGATGTGAGATATTATAATCTGGCGCTGTCGCTGGGCAAGCTCGGGAAAACGGCCGAAGCG of the Candidatus Omnitrophota bacterium genome contains:
- a CDS encoding tetratricopeptide repeat protein encodes the protein DIDWLLTNMGPVWAGLGRSDEARKSYEAALSINPGLPEALNNLGVLDFGEGDYDSAARHFAESVSLSPDDVRYYNLALSLGKLGKTAEAQAAFRKCLNINPVNYAALNELGLIEMRSGNIAGAREFFQKGLSINPDDENLKYNLALVKNGK